ACTCTGCACTATTGAGATAACTATCGACAATCCAATATCCTCGAATTTGTAGATTGCCTGAGGTTTTACCATCATTAGGCAGTAGCTTATTGTACTGATCCTTATCAACAAGACGAATCTCCACTCCAAATGGCGGACGACCCTGCGACAGACGCGTCTTTAGCTTATCGTCTGCTGATAACTCGATAAGTTTGGCTTTGAGCTGATTGGCTGTCCCCAGCGGACTGGTCTCCGTCATACCCCACGCATGCAAGGTTTCGCAATCGAACTCATCTCGGAAAGCTTTAATCATGGACGATGGACAAGCTGAACCACCAACGACGTTACGTTTAAGGCTAGGCAGCCTAGTCCCCGTCTCTTTGGCCGCCGCTAGTAAGGTTTGCCAAATAGTCGGTACGCCAACTGCCACATTGACCTTATACTCATCGATCATATTGGCCAAACTGTGCCCATCTAGATTTGGCCCTGGTAGCACCACTGATGTCCCAATCATCGCAGCCGCATAAGGCAAACCCCATGCATTGGCATGAAACATCGGTACTACAGGCAACACGATATCTTGTGACGATAGATTCATTGAATCAGGTAAGCTGGCCGCGAAGCTATGTAGCACCGTACTACGATTGGTATATAACACGCCCTTAGGGTTGCCGGTGGTACCCGAGGTATAGCATAGTGAAGTTGGTGCATTTTCATCAAGCTCAGGCCATTCATAGTCATCTGACTCGTCATCTATCAGCTCATCATAGAAGATGACATTAGGGAGTTGCGCTCTGACCTCTTCATCTACCGCAGTCATACAAACGAAGTGCTTAACCGTGTGCAGATGATCTTTAACTCCTAACACTAGCGGTAAAAAGGTCTTTTCGAAAAATAACACTTGATCTTCAGCATCATTAACAACATAGATAATTTGCTGCGGAAATAAGCGTGGATTGATGGTATGACATACCATGCCGGAGCCGGACACCCCATACCATATCTCAAGATGACGACGGTTATTCCAAGCAATGGTCGCTAAGCGATCACCCTGCTCTATACCCAGCTTAGCTAAAGCGTTTGCAAGGCGCTTACTGTTATTATGTATCATTTTCCAATTAGTATGAGTCGTACTACCATCAGTCTCACGCGAATAAATCGGTGTATCACCATGGTAATTGGCAGCGTGTTCAATCAAATGGCTAATCAACAA
This portion of the Psychrobacter immobilis genome encodes:
- a CDS encoding long-chain-fatty-acid--CoA ligase: MLGQMMQRPLLISHLIEHAANYHGDTPIYSRETDGSTTHTNWKMIHNNSKRLANALAKLGIEQGDRLATIAWNNRRHLEIWYGVSGSGMVCHTINPRLFPQQIIYVVNDAEDQVLFFEKTFLPLVLGVKDHLHTVKHFVCMTAVDEEVRAQLPNVIFYDELIDDESDDYEWPELDENAPTSLCYTSGTTGNPKGVLYTNRSTVLHSFAASLPDSMNLSSQDIVLPVVPMFHANAWGLPYAAAMIGTSVVLPGPNLDGHSLANMIDEYKVNVAVGVPTIWQTLLAAAKETGTRLPSLKRNVVGGSACPSSMIKAFRDEFDCETLHAWGMTETSPLGTANQLKAKLIELSADDKLKTRLSQGRPPFGVEIRLVDKDQYNKLLPNDGKTSGNLQIRGYWIVDSYLNSAESALEADGWFDTGDIATINEDGYLSIRDRAKDLIKSGGEWISSVELEDIAMSHPAVAMAAVIGAKHPKWDERPIIIAQLAVGEELTEEALIAHYEGKLAKWQLPDAVVFVDTVPLNGTGKMLKKDMREQYENHLIERGLID